Proteins found in one Dermacentor silvarum isolate Dsil-2018 chromosome 8, BIME_Dsil_1.4, whole genome shotgun sequence genomic segment:
- the LOC119461394 gene encoding uncharacterized protein LOC119461394, producing the protein MRKYGRHFTVPFVKKTECSSHAMETEAALRIWRRTPSYETPLRLTKFLSDGDSKAYTAVAEAKVYGELVVDKEECTNHVAKRLGTALRKLPTRLPRGEKLKDGTIQKLQNYYRIAITTNRGDLLKMYRAIWASYFHSSSSNTAGSHRYCPEGATSWCKHRRAEALGEPTPDHTPILTKAQGLAVLPIYTRLTDEKLLVRCLQGKTQNAAESLNSKIWLLCPKTKFASRTAVETAAAMAVLWFKGHSSFEHVLQELGVLPPDELITLGQSRDHRRIPACETAEARAQRRHAAKRVRLDDSILQRREGRTLGAGRF; encoded by the coding sequence ATGAGGAAATATGGCAGGCATTTCACTGTCCCGTTTGTGAAAAAAACAGAGTGCTCCTCTCATGCTATGGAGACTGAGGCAGCTTTGCGTATATGGAGGAGGACGCCATCATACGAGACACCATTGCGCCTCACGAAGTTCCTCAGTGATGGGGATAGCAAAGCATACACTGCTGTTGCTGAAGCCAAGGTGTATGGTGAACTAGTTGTGGACAAGGAGGAATGCACAAATCACGTAGCCAAGCGTCTAGGCACTGCACTTAGGAAGCTTCCAACACGACTTCCACGTGGAGAAAAGttgaaagatggcacaattcagAAGCTGCAGAACTATTATCGCATTGCTATAACCACCAACAGGGGTGATCTCCTGAAGATGTATCGTGCTATCTGGGCATCATACTTTCACTCATCATCCAGCAACACTGCAGGCAGCCACAGATACTGTCCAGAAGGGGCGACTTCCTGGTGCAAACACAGGCGAGCTGAAGCTCTTGGGGAGCCTACACCAGACCACACCCCAATCCTCACGAAGGCTCAGGGGTTGGCTGTGCTTCCTATATATACGCGCCTCACGGATGAAAAACTGCTGGTTCGCTGTCTACAAGGAAAGACCCAAAATGCTGCAGAATCTTTGAACAGCAAAATCTGGCTTCTCTGTCCGAAGACTAAGTTTGCATCTCGGACAGCAGTGGAAACTGCAGCCGCAATGGCTGTGTTATGGTTCAAGGGACATTCAAGCTTCGAACACGTCCTTCAAGAGCTTGGTGTACTGCCACCTGATGAACTGATCACCTTGGGCCAATCCCGTGACCACAGAAGAATTCCTGCATGTGAGACAGCTGAGGCAAGGGCTCAGCGTCGCCACGCGGCAAAGAGAGTGCGCCTTGATGACTCCATTCTCCAGCGCCGAGAAGGACGAACCCTTGGTGCTGGGCGTTTTTAA